A DNA window from Brachionichthys hirsutus isolate HB-005 chromosome 10, CSIRO-AGI_Bhir_v1, whole genome shotgun sequence contains the following coding sequences:
- the LOC137900169 gene encoding olfactory receptor 2K2-like, protein VINRKVLLFMENITRLTPLKQPIVFELEGFDVPPGYGSLFFILALFDFIVVLLENGVVAFVIIIDKNLHRPMFVMICQLVACDLLGTTAALPRLMMHFLMGQKKIAYASALAQAFTLHTYGAAVQTIQGVMAYDRYVAVCEPLRYSTIMTSARLHTSCALAWIVALVLIGVLFAFHINVPLCGTIIKDIFGSNRSILRLACSPNPISNIYGLTMTWCLSTSVFLIIAFSYFRILHASGKQSRIDSNICNRINSKAFRTCVPHIVVYVLYQIASAAIVVSHRIPSLSHNMKKFFSIMFIILPPAINPIIYGLVNKELRTSIVKNFRKQFKIKAASGVSSI, encoded by the exons GTTATCAACAGAAAGGTTCTGCTTTTCATGGAGAACATCACAAGGCTGACTCCTCTCAAACAGCCTATTGTGTTTGAGCTGGAGGGATTCGACGTTCCACCAGGATACGGATCTCTGTTCTTTATCCTGGCTCTGTTTGACTTCATTGTAGTGCTGCTGGAGAATGGTGTGGTGGCATTTGTCATCATCATAGACAAGAACCTCCACAGACCCATGTTTGTAATGATCTGTCAACTAGTGGCCTGTGATCTACTTGGGACCACAGCAGCGCTGCCTCGCCTCATGATGCACTTCCTGATGGGGCAGAAAAAGATTGCCTACGCCTCAGCCCTCGCCCAGGCCTTCACTCTTCACACATACGGTGCTGCAGTCCAGACGATCCAGGGGGTGATGGCGTATGACAG gtATGTTGCTGTGTGTGAACCACTCAGGTATTCCACCATCATGACATCAGCTCGGCTGCACACCTCCTGCGCCCTGGCCTGGATTGTCGCTCTGGTGTTGATTGGCGTGCTCTTTGCCTTCCACATTAACGTCCCGCTGTGTGGAACTATCATCAAAGACATCTTTGGCAGTAACCGTTCGATCCTGAGGCTGGCCTGCAGTCCCAACCCCATAAGTAATATCTATG GGCTGACGATGACTTGGTGTTTGAGTACCAGCGTCTTCCTGATCATTGCGTTTTCATACTTCAGAATTCTTCATGCTTCtggaaaacaaagcagaattGACAGCAACATCTGCAACCGCATTAACAGTAAGGCCTTTAGGACGTGTGTACCACACATTGTTGTCTATGTACTCTACCAAATAGCATCAGCCGCCATCGTTGTGAGTCATAGGATCCCTTCACTCTCCCATAATATGAAGAAGTTCTTCAGCATCATGTTCATCATCCTTCCACCAGCCATAAACCCGATCATCTATGGACTGGTCAACAAAGAGCTACGCACTAGCATCGTTAAGAATTTTAGGAAACAATtcaaaattaaagccgcaagcggcgtcaGTAGTATTTAG